ATTCGGCTCGCCGCCTCGTGGCAAGATGTTGAGTCTCGATTGGCCACCAAACGGAAGCGAGAGCTGCGCAGGCGCTGGGAGCTGTTAGTCAGCGAGCAGCACGCGGATGAACAGCAAACCACGGCTGAAGAGGCTGAGAAACGCCTGGATGAGTTGGCGGCCCTTCACACCCAGCATTATCCAGAGGGGGTGAGTTCTTTCATCACGCCTCGTTCATGGCGGTTTCATCGCCGCCTCGGACTCAAATGGATTCCTGAGGGGAGAGCGCTGTTACCTTTCATTGGCATCGACTCCGCCATGGCCGGAGGCCTTTATGGCTTTGTCGAGCGCGGTGAGTTTTTCTTTTTCCAAATCGGCTGGGATGCTTCTCTGGCGCGTTATTCTTTGGGGCACCTCACACTGCGTTGGGCTGTCCAAAGCTGTGTCGCACGGCAGATGAAGCTGTTCGATATGCTGCCCGGAAACTACCGCTACAAAAGTGAATGGACGGGAGATTCCCGCTTTGTGATCGATCTGGAAGCCTATCAGCCGGAGAGTTTGCGCGCGGCTCTCTTCCGCGGCTTCCGTTATATGAAACGCCAGTTCAGGGCTCCGTCTGAATGCTCCGCCAAGTCCGAATGAAAGTCGTCGTCCTCACTGCTGATGCCAATACGTTGGTTTACCATCGCGGAGATTTGATCCGCGATCTCGCCGCCCATGGTTGTGAGGTCGTCACCTCAGCCGCCGAGGATTACCCGCATGTGAGGCAATACCTGGCTCAGTTTGGCGTGAGGCACTCGCCCATCCGCATGGTGCGGAGTCGGGTCAATCCCCTGTATGACTGGATCACTTGGCTGGATATGTTCCGGCTCTTCAAAGAAGAAAAGCCCGATGCCCTCTTTGCCTACACCATCAAGTCCGTCGTTTACGGCTGTGTGGTGGCGCGTTGGGCAGGGGTGCCCAAGATTTATGCCTTGCTTCCTGGACTGGGTTTTACCTTTGTGAAACCCGAGACCTGGAAACAAGCGGCCGTGCAGTGGATCTCGAAACTTCTGCATCGCTATGCACTGAAGCGTGCTGATGTGATCTTCATGCAGAATCGGGATGATGTGCGGCTTTTTACCGATCTCAAGATGCTGCCTCCCGGGGTGCCTGTGCATGTGACCGCAGGCTCTGGTGTGAACCTGAATGAGTATCCGCACGTGCCTCTGGAAAACAGTGCCGAGATCGCTGAAGGCCGCATCCGGTTCGTCTTAGTCAGCCGCTTGCTCATCAGCAAGGGTGTGTGTGTCTATGCTGAAGCAGCAAGGCAAATCAAAGCCCGGTATCCCAAGGTGGAATTCCATCTCGTGGGTCCGTTTGATCCGAACCCTAACCGAGTCTCTGAGGAGGAGGTGGCGGGTTGGGTGAAGGACGGCCTTTTAACGCATCACGGCATGGTGCGGGATGTGCCGGGGGTGCTCAAGGACATGCATGTTTTCTGCCTGCCAACCTGGTATCGGGAAGGGGTGCCTCATGCGACTCTGGAAGCTCTGTCTATGGGCCGGGCCGTCATCACGACGGACTCGGTGGGAGCTCGTGAGTGCATCGCTCAAGATGGCGGCAACGGGTTCCTGGTGCCTCCAAAGGACATCGAGGCTGTGGTGAAAGCCATGGAGTTTTTCATCCAAAATCCGGATCAAATTGCCCGCATGGGGCGTGCGAGCCGAAAGCTGGCCGAGGAGGTCTTTGATGTGAAGATTGTGAATGGAATCATTCTGAATGCCATGGGCCTGACGACAGAAACGGCCAAACTTAAAGAAACTTCTGTGTCTGCTGCTTGCCCCGCCGGGGTGGGTGCATGATTGTACTGTTCTGCGCTGCGCCTTCCATGTCTTACCAGCTCACCATCGACCCTAAAGCTCCCACCGGCATGCCTGCCGATGCGCGTAGTCTTGTGCCGGTGGCACCTGCGGCGCTTGGGGCACCTCTCGGTATGCCGCCTTCGGTGGACCCGAGTCCCTATCTCTCCACGCCGCCGCCTCAGTTCAATGAATCGGTCATTAGCATCGCGGATCTGGTCGGATATTTAAAACGCTTTTGGCTGCTCGGTTTTCTGGTGGGGCTGCCCATGGCGGCCTTGATCTTTTATTTGTTGGGCATGGGCCCCAACATCTATGAAGCCGAGGCGAAACTACGTCTGCGACTTCAGGACACGAACGTTTTCAACTTCAGTGAAATGGGCCGTCAGAGCGTGACGGAACTGAGTGCTCCGCAATTGATCAACAACCATCTCACGGAGTTGAAATCTCGGAAGTTCATGGATTACTTCTATGATCGCTTCGACCCCCAAGAGCGGGACGCCTTCATTCAGGATGAACTCAGCACGCTGGGTCGTAAGGATCAGTTGTTCAAGTTGATCGGGCTTTACAAACCCTCCAAGCCAGCACCGCCGAAAGACGTGTTTGCCGGAAGCCTGGAGGAGTGGGTGAGGGTGGAGCCACAGAAGGAATCACACATCCTGCGAGTGCTCGTCCGTAACCGGAACCCGAAGCTGGCGGCGGCCATTGCCAACAGCTTTGCCACCGACTACATCAGCTTCTTCGGTGAACAGGAGAGTGGGCAGACGGAAAGTGAACGTGGCTACCTGCAAAGCAAAGCGGTGGAGTTGAAACAGCGTTTGGAAGTCAGTGAGCGCAAGTTGGCCGAATACCGCAAGAGCGAGAACCTCATGCAGGAGAACGCGACCCAGGACATCGGTGGCGATAAGGTCCGCCAGTTCGTCACCGCGACCACGGATGCGGAAATCCGGCTGGCGAAGGCGAAGAGCGATCTGCAAAGCATCCGCAACACTCAGCAGGCCGGACGAGATCTACTGGAGGTGCGTGTGGTGGCGGATAATCCCGATGTCGCCTTCAATCGCAAAGAACTGGAAGCGGCCATTGCCGAACGGAAAGCCTTGGAACCTCTGTGTGGGCGTAGACATCCCCAGATGATTGCTCTGGCGGGGAAAATCGAATCGGCGAAGTCCGCCTTGGATCATGCCACGATGGCGGTGGTGACCATGGCGGAAAACGAAGTGACCGGCCTGGAGCGCCAGATTGCCGA
The sequence above is a segment of the Prosthecobacter debontii genome. Coding sequences within it:
- a CDS encoding glycosyltransferase family 4 protein — encoded protein: MKVVVLTADANTLVYHRGDLIRDLAAHGCEVVTSAAEDYPHVRQYLAQFGVRHSPIRMVRSRVNPLYDWITWLDMFRLFKEEKPDALFAYTIKSVVYGCVVARWAGVPKIYALLPGLGFTFVKPETWKQAAVQWISKLLHRYALKRADVIFMQNRDDVRLFTDLKMLPPGVPVHVTAGSGVNLNEYPHVPLENSAEIAEGRIRFVLVSRLLISKGVCVYAEAARQIKARYPKVEFHLVGPFDPNPNRVSEEEVAGWVKDGLLTHHGMVRDVPGVLKDMHVFCLPTWYREGVPHATLEALSMGRAVITTDSVGARECIAQDGGNGFLVPPKDIEAVVKAMEFFIQNPDQIARMGRASRKLAEEVFDVKIVNGIILNAMGLTTETAKLKETSVSAACPAGVGA
- a CDS encoding exopolysaccharide transport family protein encodes the protein MSYQLTIDPKAPTGMPADARSLVPVAPAALGAPLGMPPSVDPSPYLSTPPPQFNESVISIADLVGYLKRFWLLGFLVGLPMAALIFYLLGMGPNIYEAEAKLRLRLQDTNVFNFSEMGRQSVTELSAPQLINNHLTELKSRKFMDYFYDRFDPQERDAFIQDELSTLGRKDQLFKLIGLYKPSKPAPPKDVFAGSLEEWVRVEPQKESHILRVLVRNRNPKLAAAIANSFATDYISFFGEQESGQTESERGYLQSKAVELKQRLEVSERKLAEYRKSENLMQENATQDIGGDKVRQFVTATTDAEIRLAKAKSDLQSIRNTQQAGRDLLEVRVVADNPDVAFNRKELEAAIAERKALEPLCGRRHPQMIALAGKIESAKSALDHATMAVVTMAENEVTGLERQIADFKKQLDESRGQVLDQSGKNVEQKILSDQVAADREMYQTIVKRLNQAEVTGNFKDIGALSLSDIATAPDKPVKPNKPVAAVASLLVFGMLFLGLPVTWGLVDEHLLKFVRQGGSPSGVIPSIKHAPTRPLGKAPASFPQVPLPQAQAPVPTPIAGPAAVPAASPFMAAPAPAPAPSPLMMQAANQAPVLAKLPLVGQGTPEAMIGQLLQPEPYGAAGALSQLTTTLEVQALKRSGLGGVILLTSADAGEGKTLAAAALAAAFCHQGRRVFMMECNAVAPSLHQWFPHSARHSSWAHDLESLRYGRTNLFILPAHDLPAYATNELLDGYRSWIERAKQQVDWVILDGGPILKNFADVAPLAPLATDVILVNNPAISNTAKLRAAMNLLQPMMSSSAFRGMIVHGAA
- a CDS encoding GNAT family N-acetyltransferase, yielding MRLQIIRDEAAFLALKPYWDALLERSAVCSPFLRWDWMWLWWEEFRTDFTLAVAVIVDAEQKPLAIAPLMLGQETSGMRKHLIHLGFLAGLGEVKGERMDFLVPMGREMELTPLLCRAFALLQPEWETVRLNKLPEESPNHPFIIEALNECSIGVNVVIRTECMCIRLAASWQDVESRLATKRKRELRRRWELLVSEQHADEQQTTAEEAEKRLDELAALHTQHYPEGVSSFITPRSWRFHRRLGLKWIPEGRALLPFIGIDSAMAGGLYGFVERGEFFFFQIGWDASLARYSLGHLTLRWAVQSCVARQMKLFDMLPGNYRYKSEWTGDSRFVIDLEAYQPESLRAALFRGFRYMKRQFRAPSECSAKSE